Part of the Opitutales bacterium genome is shown below.
TGACTTCCTTGATCGGAAGTCCGCCAGAGCCAACCACTTTTTAATTTTTTAGCGCATCCCTATGGGATGGCTGTGTTTAAATTGTTGTATTTTTTGGCCGAAAATCCCGGCGATGCGTTTACCCGAAACGATCTGCTGGATCGGGTTTTGGGGGAGCAGGCTTACGTCATCGATAGGAATATCGACGTGCACATCCGGTCGATTCGAAAGAAGTTGGAGTGGCCAGAGATTATTTCGACGCTGCGTGGGTATGGCTATCGTCTCGACCTGCCTCCTGATGCTGTAATCTAGTGGCCTAGCAATCTTGATCTGTGTGCTGTGAGTTTTTTTTGGAAACTCTTTCTCTGCTATGCTACGGGTATCTTGGTTATCGTGA
Proteins encoded:
- a CDS encoding winged helix-turn-helix domain-containing protein; translation: MAVFKLLYFLAENPGDAFTRNDLLDRVLGEQAYVIDRNIDVHIRSIRKKLEWPEIISTLRGYGYRLDLPPDAVI